One genomic region from Vanacampus margaritifer isolate UIUO_Vmar chromosome 2, RoL_Vmar_1.0, whole genome shotgun sequence encodes:
- the ubxn7 gene encoding UBX domain-containing protein 7 isoform X1: protein MRDIYVVVCGGKMAALGDTSTPGVNGLIQQFTAITGATESVGKHMLEACNNNLEMAVTMFLDGGVVAEEPSTSSGSVASSSRVPPSDEVRAPIPQKQDILVEPEPLFGVPKRRRPARSIFDGFRDFQTETIRQEQELRNGGTVDKKLSTLADLFRPPIELMHKGSFETAKDCGQLENKWLMINIQNVQDFACQCLNRDVWSNDAVKTIIREHFIFWQVYHDSEEGQRYIQFYKLNKFPYISILDPRTGQKMVEWNQLDVASFLEQATGFLAEHGQLDGPSCPAPPAKRARSESLIDASEDSQLEAAIRASLQETHYESSNVPDVPDSPRSEDDSDAEPFSDSEGPISVDGSDGEMPEPQKEKSSTSKHPPAVPTSGSAQHRLHPDSTSSCHRKSPFKENNHSHKKEESKKNHLEPSLSGLRQSHQDAGPEGNSNPNCAVVADSAGPSKTCEDDCPEDNGPKARLMLRYPDGQREQISLSSQAKLMALVRHVQSKGYPNECFELVTNFPRRKLTHLDYDITLQEAGLCPQETVFVQERN, encoded by the exons ATGCGCGacatttatgttgttgtttgtggCGGTAAGATGGCGGCGCTCGGAGACACCTCGACTCCGGGGGTGAACGGGTTAATACAACAATTCACAGCAATAACAG GGGCTACAGAGAGTGTGGGGAAGCATATGTTGGAAGCATGCAACAACAACCTGGAAATGGCAGTGACGATGTTTCTGGACGGAGGCGTGGTGGCCGAGGAGCCCAGCACGAGTTCCGGTTCGGTAGCATCCAGCAGCAGAGTTCCACCTTCAGA CGAAGTACGAGCACCCATTCCTCAGAAGCAGGACATACTTGTGGAGCCGGAGCCACTTTTTGGAG TGCCAAAGCGAAGGAGGCCGGCACGATCCATATTCGATGGCTTTAGAGACTTCCAAACAGAAACAA TCCGCCAGGAACAGGAGCTGCGCAACGGTGGCACAGTGGACAAGAAACTGAGCACCCTGGCAGACCTTTTTCGTCCTCCCATTGAGCTGATGCACAAAGGCAGCTTTGAGACG GCAAAAGACTGCGGCCAGTTGGAGAACAAGTGGTTGATGATCAACATTCAGAACGTTCAAGATTTTGCTTGCCAGTGCCTGAACAGAGACGTTTGGAGCAACGACGCTGTGAAGACCATCATTCGAGAACATTTTATATTCTGGCAG GTATATCATGATAGTGAAGAGGGACAACGATACATCCAGTTCTATAAACTCAACAAATTTCCATATATTTCCATCTTGGATCCTCGTACTG GTCAAAAAATGGTGGAGTGGAACCAGCTGGACGTGGCGTCCTTCCTGGAGCAGGCCACCGGCTTCCTGGCAGAGCACGGGCAGCTGGACGGGCCGTCCTGCCCGGCACCACCCGCCAAACGGGCTCGCTCT GAGAGTCTGATCGATGCCAGCGAAGACAGCCAGCTGGAGGCCGCCATCCGGGCCTCCCTACAGGAAACTCACTACGAGTCCTCCAATGTCCCCGACGTCCCCGACTCCCCGAGGTCGGAGGACGACTCGGACGCCGAGCCCTTCTCCGACAGCGAGGGACCCATCTCGGTCGACGGTTCGGACGGAGAAATGCCGGAACCCCAGAAAGAGAAAAGTTCCACCAGCAAACATCCCCCCGCAGTCCCCACGTCCGGGTCCGCCCAGCATCGTCTTCATCCCGATAGTACGTCTTCCTGTCACCGGAAATCTCCGTTCAAAGAAAACAATCACAGTCACAAAAAGGAGGAGAGCAAAAAGAACCACCTGGAGCCCTCGCTCTCTGGGCTTCGTCAGTCCCACCAGGACGCGGGTCCTGAgggaaactctaaccctaactgTGCAGTGGTAGCCGACAGTGCAGGGCCATCCAAGACCTGTGAAGACGACTGTCCTGAAGACAATG GTCCCAAGGCCAGATTGATGCTTCGTTATCCAGATGGACAAAGAGAGCAAATATCCTTGTCTTCTCAAGCAAAACTTATG